A DNA window from Cydia splendana chromosome 24, ilCydSple1.2, whole genome shotgun sequence contains the following coding sequences:
- the LOC134802179 gene encoding uncharacterized protein LOC134802179, which yields MSGQVPLLRKQVAVEMCIAPRRGPLLLICLRKAINIQVRGVALLNTHPRRVCAVIIPRRDQVPATANIVLRKEQTMVGIRGQINAAITPLIVPETGDLIGTGATPVAISGAHPLRTRINLISEGAFDSRPFQAGQLQRFYKKWKDLQAPPFILKIIQGYRIPFLTKPPLIAPLQNENYATQASPEMSAVIQELKDQGALEAATTSPSFLSTMFLVKKGDGSKRPIFNLRALNFYVRTESFRLINVVKIQDFVQSRDWLAKIDLSQAYFHIPIVKSHRRFLRLVYQNQLLQMTCLAFGLSSAPKVFASVTNWIAQVLRERGLRILVYLDVFLIAHQDPHTLQIHINMATQLLQELGWQINWAKSILSPRTRLEYLGIIWDPWTDQKSLPEKKVLKILRFITKLVHQQAANLKELQSLAGMLNFASFVVPRGRLNFRLIQKRVNQLLCQNPKKRVLLPSEILSELDWWKANCRNTSPMQIPPPTHYLTTDASDVAWGGKLNNAHFSGLWTAAEKKLHCNQKELLTILKILQLNQCQDLYDASLLIQSDNRTVVAYLRNEGGTRSDMLMTLTYKIYQFLDMFRIQLRIYHLPGIYNVEADHLSRLKVLPEWHLLPKATSPIFRKWGTPQIDLFASRTAHVVAAYCSLDQTDNQALFCDALSLTWSFKLAWVFPPPCLIPKILHHLNQAKGVYLMVVPRWERVFWRADLKSRAVGPPHTIWNLKDVLVDVATGLPPPKVDQMTLEVWKCGGGRGT from the coding sequence GGACCAGGTCCCAGCAACTGCCAACATTGTCCTGCGCAAGGAACAAACAATGGTGGGGATCAGAGGGCAAATCAACGCCGCGATAACACCACTTATCGTCCCCGAAACTGGCGACCTAATAGGAACGGGCGCGACACCCGTGGCAATAAGCGGAGCGCATCCCCTTCGTACAAGGATAAATCTAATAAGCGAAGGCGCTTTTGACTCGAGGCCCTTCCAAGCAGGACAGCTCCAACGTTTTTACAAAAAATGGAAAGATCTACAAGCACCGCctttcattttaaaaataattcaggGTTATCGCATACCCTTTTTAACAAAACCGCCTCTCATAGCACCGCTTCAAAACGAGAACTATGCAACACAGGCATCGCCGGAAATGTCTGCGGTGATTCAGGAATTGAAAGATCAGGGCGCCTTGGAGGCAGCCACCACGAGTCCAAGCTTTTTATCAACAATGTTTCTGGTGAAAAAGGGGGATGGCTCCAAGAGGCCCATTTTCAACCTTCGGGCCCTGAATTTCTACGTCCGAACCGAATCGTTCCGCCTGATAAATGTTGTCAAAATACAGGATTTTGTACAAAGCAGGGACTGGCTTGCAAAGATAGACCTGTCTCAAGCATATTTTCATATCCCGATTGTGAAGAGTCATCGGAGGTTCTTGCGCCTTGTTTACCAAAACCAGCTGCTGCAGATGACGTGTCTCGCATTTGGCTTGAGTTCGGCACCAAAAGTTTTCGCTTCAGTTACAAATTGGATCGCTCAAGTACTGAGAGAGCGTGGATTGAGAATCCTAGTTTATCTGGACGTTTTTTTAATAGCTCACCAGGATCCACATACTCTCCAGATCCACATAAACATGGCGACGCAACTGCTACAAGAACTAGGATGGCAGATCAATTGGGCAAAATCCATCTTAAGTCCCAGGACACGCCTCGAGTACTTGGGTATAATATGGGATCCATGGACAGACCAGAAGAGTCTTCCCGAAAAGAAAGTTCTCAAAATATTGAGGTTCATAACAAAGCTTGTTCACCAACAGGCTGCGAATCTCAAAGAACTGCAATCCTTAGCAGGGATGCTGAACTTTGCAAGCTTCGTAGTACCGAGAGGTCGCCTAAACTTTCGTCTCATACAGAAGAGAGTCAACCAGCTTCTGTGTCAAAACCCGAAGAAGCGGGTTTTGCTCCCCAGCGAAATATTGTCCGAATTGGACTGGTGGAAGGCCAATTGTCGGAACACATCACCTATGCAGATCCCTCCACCAACGCATTATTTGACAACCGACGCATCGGATGTCGCATGGGGAGGAAAATTGAACAATGCGCACTTCTCGGGTCTTTGGACTGCAGCCGAGAAGAAATTACACTGCAACCAAAAAGAACTACTGACTATTCTCAAAATTCTGCAGCTAAATCAGTGTCAAGATCTATACGACGCTTCACTTTTGATTCAGAGCGACAACCGGACTGTGGTAGCATATCTGAGAAACGAAGGCGGTACTCGGTCGGACATGCTTATGACCTTAACCTACAAGATATACCAGTTTCTGGATATGTTTCGCATTCAGTTACGTATCTACCATCTTCCAGGAATATACAATGTCGAAGCCGACCACCTTTCAAGGCTCAAGGTACTCCCCGAGTGGCATCTGCTACCAAAAGCCACGTCACCAATCTTCCGCAAGtggggaactcctcaaatcgaCCTGTTTGCGTCCCGGACGGCGCATGTTGTAGCGGCGTACTGTTCACTGGATCAGACCGACAATCAGGCGCTATTTTGCGACGCTCTGAGCCTAACGTGGAGTTTCAAACTAGCATGGGTCTTTCCACCCCCATGTTTGATACCCAAAATCCTACACCACCTAAATCAGGCCAAAGGAGTGTACCTAATGGTAGTCCCCAGGTGGGAGAGAGTCTTTTGGCGCGCGGATCTGAAGAGTCGAGCCGTGGGCCCCCCACACACGATATGGAACCTGAAAGACGTGCTAGTCGATGTCGCCACCGGTCTTCCTCCGCCGAAAGTAGATCAAATGACTCTGGAGGTCTGGAAGTGTGGGGGTGGTCGAGGGACCTAG